A window from Trinickia violacea encodes these proteins:
- a CDS encoding H-NS histone family protein, with product MATLKQIQSRIEKLQAQAESLIAKRATAVIGEIRALMNKHGLTIADLDAHMPKKRGPKPKGAAGYAGAAAKAKGLKAAGKLPPKFRNPETGATWSGHARPPAWIKDAKDRSVFLIDKSNAGAAAAKPAAAKKTAAAKKAGGAKRTVARKAPAKKAVAAKKTAAKSVKAAKPARAAKTAGRAKRAAVKSAAAKSAAA from the coding sequence ATGGCTACGCTCAAGCAAATCCAAAGCCGTATCGAAAAATTGCAGGCGCAAGCGGAAAGCTTGATCGCCAAGCGGGCGACTGCCGTGATCGGGGAAATCCGCGCGCTGATGAACAAGCACGGCCTGACCATCGCCGACCTCGACGCGCATATGCCGAAGAAGCGCGGTCCCAAGCCGAAGGGCGCGGCCGGCTACGCGGGCGCGGCGGCAAAGGCCAAGGGCCTCAAGGCTGCGGGCAAGCTGCCGCCGAAGTTCCGGAACCCCGAAACGGGCGCGACATGGAGCGGCCACGCTCGCCCGCCGGCATGGATCAAGGATGCAAAAGACCGCTCGGTCTTCCTGATCGACAAGTCGAATGCGGGCGCCGCAGCCGCGAAGCCGGCTGCCGCTAAAAAGACGGCTGCAGCCAAAAAGGCCGGTGGCGCTAAACGGACGGTTGCGCGCAAGGCTCCGGCGAAGAAAGCCGTCGCGGCCAAAAAGACCGCAGCGAAGTCGGTCAAGGCAGCCAAGCCGGCTCGCGCCGCGAAAACGGCTGGCCGCGCGAAGCGCGCTGCGGTGAAGAGCGCGGCAGCGAAGAGCGCCGCAGCGTAA
- the rhaS gene encoding rhamnose ABC transporter substrate-binding protein yields the protein MPLVCAALVAVTSVASAAASAADLKPGLKIAFVPKQINNPYEVTADNGGMDAIKEFGGDGKVVGPSDAGASSQVSYINTLITQRQNAIVIAANDANALVPYLKRAMAQGVKVVTFDSDTAPAGRQLFVNQANAESIGRGQIQLLSKLIGGEGEFAILSATPNATNQNTWIKWMQEELKKPEYAKMKLVKIAYGNDDDQKSFVETQGLLQAYPNLKGIVAPTSVGIAAAARYLSTSPKKGQVMLTGLGTPNQMRAFIKNGTVKAFQLWDPGQLGYLAAYAAANLASGTITGKEGESFDAGKLGKRTIGKDGEIILGPPTTFDTSNIDNFNF from the coding sequence CGGCCAGCGCGGCCGACCTCAAGCCCGGCCTGAAAATCGCCTTCGTGCCGAAGCAGATCAATAACCCATACGAAGTCACCGCGGATAACGGCGGCATGGACGCGATCAAGGAGTTCGGCGGCGACGGCAAGGTGGTCGGGCCGTCGGATGCGGGCGCATCGTCGCAGGTTTCGTACATCAACACGCTCATCACGCAGCGGCAAAACGCGATCGTCATCGCCGCCAACGACGCGAACGCGCTCGTTCCTTATCTGAAGCGCGCGATGGCGCAAGGCGTCAAGGTCGTGACCTTCGATTCCGATACGGCGCCGGCCGGGCGGCAGTTGTTCGTGAATCAGGCGAATGCCGAATCGATCGGCCGCGGGCAGATTCAATTGCTGTCCAAATTGATCGGCGGCGAGGGCGAATTCGCGATTCTTTCGGCGACGCCGAATGCGACGAATCAGAATACCTGGATTAAGTGGATGCAGGAGGAATTGAAGAAACCGGAATACGCGAAGATGAAGCTCGTTAAGATCGCTTACGGCAACGATGACGACCAGAAATCGTTCGTCGAAACGCAAGGTCTGCTTCAGGCTTATCCGAATTTGAAGGGCATCGTGGCGCCGACTTCGGTGGGCATTGCTGCGGCGGCGCGTTATTTGTCGACTTCGCCCAAGAAAGGCCAGGTCATGCTGACGGGTCTTGGCACACCGAACCAGATGCGCGCGTTCATCAAGAACGGCACGGTCAAGGCGTTTCAATTGTGGGACCCGGGTCAATTGGGCTATCTGGCCGCTTATGCCGCGGCTAACTTGGCATCGGGCACGATCACCGGCAAGGAGGGCGAATCGTTCGACGCCGGCAAGCTCGGCAAGCGGACGATCGGCAAGGATGGCGAAATCATTCTTGGGCCGCCGACCACGTTCGACACGAGCAACATCGATAATTTCAATTTCTAA